From a single Populus trichocarpa isolate Nisqually-1 chromosome 17, P.trichocarpa_v4.1, whole genome shotgun sequence genomic region:
- the LOC18107001 gene encoding agamous-like MADS-box protein AGL62 yields the protein MVMLNKRKKQTQGRQKIEIKKIEEKSNLQVTFSKRRGGLVKKASELSLLCGAQVAILAFSPGKKVFAFGHPDVDMVLDRYLSDSSTARELGAVNNNDPQVQQWNKEYEEALKELEEEKKQVAMAEQWNKVCENDVNARFWWDEPIDDMGLEELEEYVRAMEELKKNVAARANELTMASDHFGNQNMSHLDLGVNGFSLENVLF from the coding sequence ATGGTGATGTTAAATAAACGCAAAAAGCAAACCCAAGGCCGTCAAAAAATAGAGATCAAGAAGATAGAAGAGAAGAGCAATCTACAGGTGACGTTCTCAAAGCGTCGTGGGGGTCTAGTCAAGAAAGCAAGCGAGCTAAGCCTTCTCTGCGGGGCACAAGTGGCCATCCTTGCCTTCTCTCCAGGGAAAAAGGTCTTTGCGTTTGGTCACCCCGATGTCGACATGGTACTTGATCGTTATCTCAGTGACAGTTCTACTGCTAGGGAACTAGGGGCCGTGAATAATAATGACCCTCAAGTTCAACAATGGAACAAAGAGTACGAGGAGGCATTGAAAGAgttggaggaggagaagaagcaGGTGGCAATGGCTGAACAGTGGAATAAGGTGTGTGAAAACGATGTTAATGCAAGGTTCTGGTGGGATGAACCTATTGACGATATGGGGTTGGAGGAGCTTGAGGAGTATGTGAGGGCCATGGAAGAGTTAAAGAAGAATGTGGCTGCCAGGGCAAATGAGTTAACCATGGCTAGCGATCATTTTGGTAATCAAAATATGAGTCATCTGGATCTTGGAGTTAATGGTTTTAGTCTTGAAAATGTTCTATTTTAA
- the LOC112324617 gene encoding cysteine-rich repeat secretory protein 38 has translation MSFSNFASSLCLITFSLLLHTVFGAGPNFHLCSSPENFTANGPYESNLKKLTSYLYYKAPPTGFGMGSRGHTPDQTYGLDLCRGDVSTSDCKTCVVEASSEIRKRCPYNKAAIIWYDNCLLKYSNTGFFGQVDTGNKFYMWNVHVVSKPAPFNKKTKELLSQLANEAQATPKLFATGERELGKSTKLYGLVQCTGDLSSAVCKKCLDGIIGELPSCCDGKQGGRVVSGSCNFIYEIYPFVNA, from the coding sequence ATGTCTTTCTCCAACTTTGCCTCCTCTCTATGTCTAATAACCTTTTCCCTCCTTCTCCACACTGTTTTTGGAGCAGGCCCAAATTTCCATTTATGTTCATCTCCTGAGAACTTCACTGCCAATGGCCCTTATGAATCCAACCTAAAGAAGCTCACTAGTTACCTTTACTATAAAGCCCCTCCTACAGGTTTTGGTATGGGTTCAAGAGGCCACACCCCGGACCAAACATACGGGCTTGATCTTTGTAGAGGTGATGTCTCAACCTCAGATTGCAAAACCTGTGTTGTTGAGGCGAGCAGTGAGATTCGAAAGCGCTGCCCATACAACAAAGCAGCTATCATTTGGTATGATAACTGCCTTTTGAAGTACTCAAACACTGGGTTCTTTGGCCAAGTTGATACTGGAAACAAGTTCTACATGTGGAACGTGCACGTTGTGAGTAAGCCAGCTCCGTTCAATAAAAAGACCAAAGAGCTTTTGAGCCAGCTTGCCAATGAAGCTCAAGCAACCCCCAAGTTGTTTGCAACAGGAGAGAGGGAACTAGGAAAATCAACCAAGCTTTATGGTCTGGTTCAGTGCACTGGGGATCTTTCTAGTGCTGTTTGTAAGAAATGCCTTGATGGTATAATTGGGGAACTCCCAAGCTGCTGTGATGGGAAACAAGGTGGCAGGGTTGTTAGCGGGAGTTGCAATTTCATATATGAAATATACCCTTTTGTCAATGCTTAA